The following proteins are encoded in a genomic region of Nicotiana sylvestris chromosome 4, ASM39365v2, whole genome shotgun sequence:
- the LOC138889200 gene encoding uncharacterized protein: MVEYEACILGLRLVVDMGVQEILVLGYSDLLSVEFRHIPRIYNEIVDALATLASMLHHLDKSYVEPVHIQVRDQHAYYHMVEEEIDGEPWFHDIKQYIKSGVYLVLATGDHKRTIRRLANGFFLSVGILYKRTPDLGLLSCIDAKEASTIMAEVHSRVCGSHMNGYVLAKKILRAGYYWLTTE; this comes from the exons atggttgagtatgaagcatgcattctgggtttgaggttagttgTAGACATGGGAGTCCAGGAAATACTGGTTCTAGGATATTCAGATTTGCTG TCGGTAGAATTTAGACATATTCCCAGGATTTATAATGAGATTGTCGACGccttggctactttggcgtcaatgttacatcatctagACAAGTCTTATGTCGAACCCGTGCATATCcaagttcgtgatcaacatgcttattatcatatggttgaagaggaaatcgatggtgaaccttggttccatgatatcaagcaATACATCAAGTCGGGGGTATATCTAGTACTTGCCACGGGTGATCACAAGAGAACCATTCGACGTCTGGCTAATGGATTTTTCTTAAGTGTGggaatcttgtacaagaggactccagATTTAGGATTGCTGAGTTGCATAGACGCTAAAGAAGCTTCAACTATCATGGCTGAAGTGCATTCTAGAGTTTGCGGGTCGCATATGAatgggtatgtcttggcaaagaagatacttcgagcaggttattattggctcaccacgGAATGA
- the LOC138889201 gene encoding uncharacterized protein: MDFIKGLPRSHGNETILVVIDKFTKYAHLFILSHLYDAPRQYADRRRSERIFEVGDKVFLKLQLYRQMSVAIRRNLKLVAKFYRPFEIIRRIGQVAYELQLPSGSKIHPIFHVSQLKKVVCGQVAVLKEPPHCTDEGQILTEPFVILERRMVKKGNKVVVQVLVQWANLSKEEATWEDYSFLKSQFPDFDP; the protein is encoded by the exons ATGGATTTCATCAAAGGATTACCTAGATCACATGGAAATGAAACCATTCTGGTTGTCATCGACAAGTTCACGAAATATGCTCATTTGTTCATATTATCCCATCTTTATGATGCACCACGG CAATATGCTGACAGAAGAAGGAGTGAAAGAATATTTGAAGTAGGGGACAAAGTTTTCTTAAAGCTGCAACTTTACCGACAAATGTCAGTAGCAATTCGAAGAAACTTGAAGTTAGTAGCCAAATTTTATAGGCCATTCGAGATAATTCGCAGAATAGGACAAGTGGCTTATGAGCTTCAGCTACCATCAGGTTCAAAAATACACCCAATTTTTCATGTGTCTCAGTTGAAGAAAGTGGTGTGTGGTCAAGTAGCAGTGTTGAAGGAGCCACCGCATTGCACTGATGAAGGGCAGATCTTAACAGAGCCGTTTGTAATTTTGGAACGACGCATGGTAAAGAAGGGGAACAAGGTTGTTGTTCAAGTTCTAGTTCAATGGGCAAATTTGTCTAAGGAAGAGGCAACCTGGGAAGATTACTCCTTTCTGAAGTCCCAATTTCCTGATTTTGATCCCTAA